The Amyelois transitella isolate CPQ chromosome 20, ilAmyTran1.1, whole genome shotgun sequence genome has a segment encoding these proteins:
- the LOC106131577 gene encoding putative nuclease HARBI1 isoform X6: protein MSSYLAWDIMLRAQLQDIARARDRRRKSRNSASRGKAFDMTDREFLKTYRLSKTLARHLINELRPFLRRPRRSDAISPENKVLIALAFFASGSYQTITGQCRVHGVSQPTVSRAIKEVVGALNMPDILNKYIVFPLTQAGREQLKTQFYSKFSIPGVVGCIDGTHVSIIKPTQNEERYMNRKGYHSLNVQIICDVNLNIMSVDASHPGSTHDSVIWGEHPLNNYLQRQLALGENLYLLGDSGYALRPSMMTPILNALPDTPEEHYYNLHVTARNTVERCIGVLKARFRCLLSARQLHYDPISAARIVNACCVLHNIANKARLNVHPLNNDEIAAELAANVDLRRLEARTDSNRHQINQELSEGRAVQQSLVDRLWEEKHRH, encoded by the exons ATGAGCTCATATTTAGCTTGGGATATAATGTTGAGAGCGCAGCTTCAGGATATTGCCAGGGCTAGAGACCGTCGTAGAAAAAGTCGCAATTCGGCATCAAGAGGGAAGGCCTTTGATATGACCGACAgggaatttttaaaaacctaCAGGTTATCAAAGACCCTTGCACGTCACCTCATCAACGAATTACGGCCCTTTTTACGCCGGCCTCGCCGCAGTGATGCCATAAGCCCAGAAAATAAG GTGCTAATAGCATTAGCATTTTTTGCTTCTGGCTCATACCAGACCATAACTGGCCAATGTAGGGTCCATGGAGTTTCGCAGCCAACCGTGTCCCGGGCTATTAAAGAGGTGGTAGGGGCCTTAAATATGcctgatattttaaataaatatattgtgttCCCTTTGACTCAAGCTGGCCGGGAACAACTAAAGACCCA gttttattcaaaattcagtaTCCCAGGAGTTGTGGGATGCATAGATGGGACCCATGTTTCAATTATTAAACCCACTCAAAATGAGGAGAGGTATATGAATAGGAAGGGTTATCACTCCTTAAATGTACAAATT atttgtgatgtgaatctcaatataATGAGTGTGGATGCCAGCCACCCTGGCTCAACACACGATAGTGTTATCTGGGGTGAACAtcctttaaataattacttacagaGGCAATTGGCCTTGGgtgaaaatttgtatttgttag GTGATTCGGGCTATGCTTTAAGACCAAGCATGATGACGCCAATTTTAAATGCTCTACCTGACACGCCTGAAGAGCACTACTACAACCTTCACGTCACAGCTAGAAATACTGTAGAGCGCTGTATTGGAGTTCTAAAAGCGCGTTTTAG ATGCCTGTTATCTGCTCGACAACTTCATTACGATCCCATCTCAGCTGCGCGCATAGTGAATGCATGTTGTGTTTTACACAATATAGCAAACAAGGCACGCTTAAATGTCCATCCACTAAACAATGATGAAATAGCAGCTGAACTTGCTGCTAATGTTGATTTGCGCAGGCTTGAAGCAAGGACTGACAGCAACAGGCATCAAATCAATCAGGAACTTTCAGAAGGCAGGGCAGTCCAACAATCGCTCGTGGACCGTCTGTGGGAAGAAAAACACAGACATTGA
- the LOC106131577 gene encoding putative nuclease HARBI1 isoform X4: MERCSCSRLWSSLKSSKYMKSAEIMSSYLAWDIMLRAQLQDIARARDRRRKSRNSASRGKAFDMTDREFLKTYRLSKTLARHLINELRPFLRRPRRSDAISPENKVLIALAFFASGSYQTITGQCRVHGVSQPTVSRAIKEVVGALNMPDILNKYIVFPLTQAGREQLKTQFYSKFSIPGVVGCIDGTHVSIIKPTQNEERYMNRKGYHSLNVQIICDVNLNIMSVDASHPGSTHDSVIWGEHPLNNYLQRQLALGENLYLLGDSGYALRPSMMTPILNALPDTPEEHYYNLHVTARNTVERCIGVLKARFRCLLSARQLHYDPISAARIVNACCVLHNIANKARLNVHPLNNDEIAAELAANVDLRRLEARTDSNRHQINQELSEGRAVQQSLVDRLWEEKHRH, encoded by the exons ATGGAGAGATGCAGTTGTTCACGGCTGTGGAGCTCCCTGAAGAGCAGCAAGTACATGAAATCCGCAG AAATAATGAGCTCATATTTAGCTTGGGATATAATGTTGAGAGCGCAGCTTCAGGATATTGCCAGGGCTAGAGACCGTCGTAGAAAAAGTCGCAATTCGGCATCAAGAGGGAAGGCCTTTGATATGACCGACAgggaatttttaaaaacctaCAGGTTATCAAAGACCCTTGCACGTCACCTCATCAACGAATTACGGCCCTTTTTACGCCGGCCTCGCCGCAGTGATGCCATAAGCCCAGAAAATAAG GTGCTAATAGCATTAGCATTTTTTGCTTCTGGCTCATACCAGACCATAACTGGCCAATGTAGGGTCCATGGAGTTTCGCAGCCAACCGTGTCCCGGGCTATTAAAGAGGTGGTAGGGGCCTTAAATATGcctgatattttaaataaatatattgtgttCCCTTTGACTCAAGCTGGCCGGGAACAACTAAAGACCCA gttttattcaaaattcagtaTCCCAGGAGTTGTGGGATGCATAGATGGGACCCATGTTTCAATTATTAAACCCACTCAAAATGAGGAGAGGTATATGAATAGGAAGGGTTATCACTCCTTAAATGTACAAATT atttgtgatgtgaatctcaatataATGAGTGTGGATGCCAGCCACCCTGGCTCAACACACGATAGTGTTATCTGGGGTGAACAtcctttaaataattacttacagaGGCAATTGGCCTTGGgtgaaaatttgtatttgttag GTGATTCGGGCTATGCTTTAAGACCAAGCATGATGACGCCAATTTTAAATGCTCTACCTGACACGCCTGAAGAGCACTACTACAACCTTCACGTCACAGCTAGAAATACTGTAGAGCGCTGTATTGGAGTTCTAAAAGCGCGTTTTAG ATGCCTGTTATCTGCTCGACAACTTCATTACGATCCCATCTCAGCTGCGCGCATAGTGAATGCATGTTGTGTTTTACACAATATAGCAAACAAGGCACGCTTAAATGTCCATCCACTAAACAATGATGAAATAGCAGCTGAACTTGCTGCTAATGTTGATTTGCGCAGGCTTGAAGCAAGGACTGACAGCAACAGGCATCAAATCAATCAGGAACTTTCAGAAGGCAGGGCAGTCCAACAATCGCTCGTGGACCGTCTGTGGGAAGAAAAACACAGACATTGA